A genomic window from Pyxicephalus adspersus chromosome 2, UCB_Pads_2.0, whole genome shotgun sequence includes:
- the GCC1 gene encoding GRIP and coiled-coil domain-containing protein 1 produces MEKLGMNFGGGPSKKELQDLVETQRKQLLQYQTRLKDVVRAYKSLLKEKEALEASLHILSTSQEPQILSPDVEEPHDDQHSIHSEDSVDTAGSFPSAKGGETSEDERLESAQPVGGTGAEEASGSESGVSTASGDGGPSTPADTDRRMVQLKNQLATLTSALATVTQEKSRMEASYQADKRKAKQEMEETIQNMQEERECLLGEIQGLQAQLAETKARLISQQHDRAQEQADHAVMLKELQRLVQGERDQRQEVELRLEERRQELVGRSELAGRAEAAEDQNKRLRKELEDLKKQLQEAKRQKSEPDPAVQELQKELFSVKKEMEALLLEERHKRFDEEQHTMQRLLQEEERIRSLESQVSELSELLGAAETSKQRDQITIRKLRERVIQLETENKTIAMAASLQTPAESLLSKTPIAEDNNDSPEPPGSALFYQQELQQLREEFDRYKARAQGVLRTKGAREGELEAGKQKMAELKEKYVSLRMASEEAENKHKIEMEAVRKELVALSQTHRQELEHVRKESRETMARMEEELRQHRERVLSVLAEKEQELEKLREAKIPNGIPPPSPDPLDNGLELPSSSSSALLVYVEQLSRKEAEIGNLRRRKHELEADIQTMNERLAEKSEEVEDLHEQVEKALRDRSREGANMEYLKNVLLGFLTMSDPRGRQHTLSALLTVLHFSPEERNAALRAQDGSRWWVGGKR; encoded by the exons ATGGAGAAACTGGGTATGAATTTTGGAGGTGGCCCAAGTAAGAAGGAACTGCAAGACTTGGTGGAAACTCAGCGGAAGCAGTTGCTGCAGTACCAAACTCGACTGAAGGATGTTGTGCGGGCATACAAGAGTCTCCTGAAAGAGAAGGAAGCTTTGGAAGCCAGTCTTCATATTTTGTCCACTTCTCAAGAACCCCAAATACTGTCCCCAGATGTTGAAGAACCACACGATGATCAGCACTCTATACACAGTGAAGACAGTGTAGATACAGCAGGAAGTTTTCCCAGTGCCAAGGGAGGAGAGACTAGTGAGGATGAGAGACTGGAGTCGGCCCAGCCTGTTGGTGGGACAGGTGCAGAAGAAGCAAGTGGTTCTGAGAGTGGGGTCAGCACAGCTAGTGGAGATGGTGGTCCCTCCACACCCGCAGATACTGACAGAAGAATGGTGCAGCTCAAGAACCAGCTTGCCACTCTTACCAG TGCTTTGGCCACAGTTACACAAGAGAAATCCCGCATGGAAGCTTCCTACCAAGCAGACAAAAGAAAGGCAAAGCAGGAGATGGAAGAAACAATTCAGAATATGCAGGAAGAGCGTGAATGTTTATTGGGGGAGATTCAGGGATTACAGGCTCAGCTGGCTGAGACCAAGGCAAGGCTCATAAGTCAGCAGCATGACCGTGCTCAAGAGCAAGCAGACCATGCAGTGATGCTGAAAGAACTTCAACGTCTTGTGCAGGGAGAGCGAGACCAAAGGCAGGAAGTAGAACTCCGCTTGGAAGAGAGAAGGCAAGAACTGGTTGGTAGATCAGAACTTGCAGGGAGGGCAGAGGCAGCAGAGGACCAAAACAAAAGACTACGAAAAGAACTGGAGGATTTAAAAAAGCAGCTGCAGGAGGCTAAAAGACAGAAATCTGAACCAGACCCTGCAGTACAGGAGCTTCAGAAAGAGTTGTTTTCTGTGAAGAAAGAAATGGAAGCTTTGCTGCTAGAGGAGAGGCATAAG AGGTTTGATGAGGAGCAACATACCATGCAGCGATTGctgcaagaagaagaaagaatacgCTCCCTGGAATCGCAGGTCTCTGAACTATCAGAGCTTCTAGGGGCAGCTGAAACGTCCAAACAACGAGACCAAATCACTATCCGCAAACTACGAGAGCGTGTCATTCAGctggaaacagaaaataaaactattgcTATGGCTGCTTCCTTGCAAACCCCTGCTGAATCACTTCTCAGTAAAACTCCTATAGCAGAGGATAATAATGATAGTCCGGAGCCCCCTGGATCTGCTCTATTTTACCAACAAGAACTCCAGCAGTTAAGAGAGGAGTTTGATCGCTACAAAGCTCGAGCTCAGGGTGTGCTCAGAACCAAAGGGGCACGGGAGGGCGAGCTGGAGGCTGGAAAACAGAAAATGGCAGAGTTAAAAGAGAAATATGTCTCCCTGAGAATGGCATCTGAGGAGGCAGAGAACAAGCATAAAATCGAGATGGAGGCTGTACGAAAGGAGCTAGTAGCGTTGTCTCAGACTCACCGACAGGAGCTGGAGCATGTACGAAAAGAGAGCAGAGAAACTATGGCACGAATGGAAGAAGAGCTGAGACAACACAGGGAGAGAGTGTTATCAGTGCTAGCAGAGAAAGAACAGGAATTGGAAAAACTGAGAGAGGCCAAGATTCCAAATGGCATACCCCCACCATCACCAGATCCTTTGGATAATGGTTTAGAACTCCCATCCAGCAGTTCCTCTGCTTTGCTTGTTTATGTAGAACAGCTGTCCCGTAAAGAAGCTGAAATTGGAAACCTAAGGCGAAGAAAGCATGAGCTGGAAGCAGACATCCAAACTATGAATGAACGGTTAGCAGAGAAAAGCGAGGAGGTTGAAGATTTGCATGAACAGGTTGAAAAGGCTCTACGAGACAGAAGCAGAGAAGGGGCAAACATGGAGTATCTGAAAAATGTGTTACTGGGATTTTTAACAATGTCAGATCCCCGTGGTAGACAACACACTTTAAGTGCACTTCTGACAGTCCTACACTTTTCTCCAGAGGAACGAAATGCGGCTTTGCGGGCCCAAGATGGCAGCAGGTGGTGGGTAGGAGGAAAGAGGTGA